The Alkalispirochaeta americana genome segment TTCTGGCGATGCAGATCATCTCGGGTCTGGAGGTTATTCCCGAGACCCGGGTTGAGCTGGTATCGATGATCTCCCGGGAGATCGTGGCAGTAGGGTTGGCTCAGATGCAGGATGTTCATCACGGGGCGGTGTCTCAGGCGGAGCCGGAGAAAATTCTGGAAGTCTATACCGGTAAAACGGGCCGCTACACCTTCAGCTTGCCCATGATGATTGGCGCTCGTCTGGCAGGACAGCCCGATCGGGTGGTTCAGCTTCTCCAGCGTTTTGGCGAGAGCCAGGGGCGGATTTTCCAGATCCGCGACGATCAACTGGGGATTTTTGGTGATTCCCAGTTGATCGGAAAGCCCCTGGGAAGCGATATCCGGGAAAATAAAAAAACACTTTTCCGAGAGGAACTTTTTCGGCGTCTGCCGCAGGATCACCCGCTTCGCGACTATTTCGGATCAGATCAGATCGGACCTGAGGAGGTTGAGAAGGTCCGACAAGCCCTTCACGAGGAGGGAGTGATGGATGTCGTGGAGGAACAGGTTGCCCGGGACCGGGAGGAATCTCTGGAGATTGTCGAAAGGCTGTCTCTTTCTGCCGGGTTTTCTGCGGAGGGCCGTGAGGCCTTGGAGGGACTTGTTTCCTACAATCTCGGACGTACCCGGTGAGCGCAGAAGATCGAAGCAAAAAGAGGTGCGATCGTGCAATCAGGCCACGCAGGATGCGGCCTTCTGGCAGACCTCCAGAAAGAGTTCGTGAACCCGCGTGTCCTCGGTGAGCTCCGGGTGAAAGGAGAGTGCCAGGAGGTTGCCCTGGCGTACAGCAACGGCCTCTTCCTGCGGGGATCCCTCGCGGGAGGAGGACTCCAGGAAAGCCAGGGTCTCCACCTGGGGCCCCTGGGCGATGATGCGGGGAGCGCGGATAAAAACCCCCACCAGGGGATGGTGGTGGGGCAGGGTTGCAACAGAGCTGGGAAAGGCAGAGCTGCGGAACTCGCTCAGGGGTCCCCCGAGGGGGGCCTCAAAGCTCTCGATCTGACGGCCGTAGGCGTTGCGCCGCAGGGTGATGTCCATCAGTCCCAGCCGGGGCTGATTGCTGTCTTCGATGGTTTTTGCCAGAAGAATAGCCCCTGCACAGGTTCCCATGAGGGGCAGTCCTCTCCGGGCGGAATTGCGAATTTCACCAAGAAGTCCGAATCTCTCCATGAGCATCCCGATGGTTGTGCTCTCACCCCCGGGGATGATGAGCCCTGCCAGTCCCGCCATGTCCCCGGGGTTGCGCACCGGCCGGGATGCTGCTCCCAAGCGGGAGAGCATCTCACGGTGGCGATCATATCCCCCCTGAAGGGCGATCACACCAACGGGATCGCCCTGGGGAAGACTCCGAAAGGAACTGCTCACAGTTATTACCAGCCTCGTCCGGCGATCCGTTCGCCCTCGGGCATGGTTGAAACGTTAATCCCCGTCATCGCCTCTCCCAGGGAGCGCGATAGCTCTACCAGCTTGGCGGGATCATCGTAGCAGGCCACGGCGTCGACGATAGCCCGGGCTCGGCGCTCGGGATCATCCGATTTGA includes the following:
- a CDS encoding polyprenyl synthetase family protein, with product MNQLLGDHVASIGSALESYFDTQAGQILTFHPWGEDLRCRLRDFTLRGKLLRGALVPFTFRLFSREDPLPSACLQAGVAMELLQAFLLIHDDIMDQDKTRRGAPAVHAQYEEHLFGKRPEVLSTEGEHYGVAQGICAGDVAAFLAMQIISGLEVIPETRVELVSMISREIVAVGLAQMQDVHHGAVSQAEPEKILEVYTGKTGRYTFSLPMMIGARLAGQPDRVVQLLQRFGESQGRIFQIRDDQLGIFGDSQLIGKPLGSDIRENKKTLFREELFRRLPQDHPLRDYFGSDQIGPEEVEKVRQALHEEGVMDVVEEQVARDREESLEIVERLSLSAGFSAEGREALEGLVSYNLGRTR
- the pdxT gene encoding pyridoxal 5'-phosphate synthase glutaminase subunit PdxT, with protein sequence MSSSFRSLPQGDPVGVIALQGGYDRHREMLSRLGAASRPVRNPGDMAGLAGLIIPGGESTTIGMLMERFGLLGEIRNSARRGLPLMGTCAGAILLAKTIEDSNQPRLGLMDITLRRNAYGRQIESFEAPLGGPLSEFRSSAFPSSVATLPHHHPLVGVFIRAPRIIAQGPQVETLAFLESSSREGSPQEEAVAVRQGNLLALSFHPELTEDTRVHELFLEVCQKAASCVA